Within Xanthomonas oryzae pv. oryzae, the genomic segment ACTGATGCAGGCCCAGCAGGCGCAACTTGACAAGCGCCAGCGCAAGCAGGTGCCCCAGATCGCTTTACGCGCAGCTGCCGACGCCGATCTGGCCAAGGCACGCAGCGAAGAGGCGGTGGTCACCGCCCAACTGGAACAGCGCAAGAAGGAAGTGGCGCAGTTGCAGAACACACTCAACACCGGGGAGAGCGGCCGATGAAACTGCGCCCACTGCTCTATCTCGGTGTCTTGAGCCTGGCTGCGTTGCCGCCGCTGGCGATGGCGGCCAAGGACGACCCGCAGGCCGACGCGCTCAACCGGCGTCTGGCCGCGCTGCAAAACGATCCGCAAACCAACGAGCTGGCCCGCTTCGAACGGCTGCAGGCGCAGCAGAGCGTCGCTGCGCTGGCCGAAGCCAAGCGGCGCGACCGCGACGAGCTGGTGTTTCTGGCCGATCGCCGGGTCGAGATCGCCGAACTCACTGCCCGTACCGCGCTGGCACGGCGTGAGCTGGACCGGCTGGAAGGTACGCGCAACGACTTGCTGATCGAAGCCAGTCGCCGCGACGCTGCGCGTGCGCGCCAGGAGGCAGAACGTCTGCGCGTGCAGGCGCAGATCCAGACCGAGGCCGCCGAGCAGGCACGCCAGTCCGCCGAACAGGAGGCGCTTGCCCGGCAGGACGCCGAGCTGGCGCTGACCAGCGTGGCCGGTAGGCAGACCGCCAAGCTCAACGCGGCCCAGCAGAAGGCAGTACAGCTGGCGCATGAGGAAGCCGAGCTGGTGGCCGGGGCCAAGTTGCCGGCTGCCAAGTTCGACAGCCGTGGCGAAGTGTTCTCGCTGGGCAGTGGCGCCTTCGGTGGCAAGGCGGCGCTGTCCGGCGATGCCGCCGGGCAGGCCAAGGCCTTGGCCGAATATCTGAACATCGGCAAGAAGGGCCGGGTCAGCATCGTCGGGTTCGACAACGACGCAGCCACCGCGAAGAAGCGTGCCGAAGCACTACGCGATGCCTTGGTGGCGGGCGGGGTGGCGGCCTCGCGGCTGCAGGTCACCGGTACCAAAGGCGCGGCCAACAAGACCCGTGCGGCCGAGGTCGTTGTCGCGCCCTGACGGCAAGTGATTGGAAGTTAAAGCCTTTTAACCGGGGCATGACGCTTGGTTGAACCGCAGTCACCAATTGCGACAATGAACGGCAAATGTGGCTGTTTCGGTCTTGAACCCCCTCCGCGACCGGCGTAGGGTCGTATCTCCGGGCAGCAACTCCGCTGCCCGGGAAGTACGGAGGGCCGCGCCAGTGACGCAAAGGCACGCAACAATGCAAGAGGGTGGAGTGGTTGTTGCTGGTTCCGCCCGTGTGTCTGCCTGTGCAACGCGTTGGTCTTCCATTTCCAAGCTCCGCCCCGTGCCTTTGCTGGCCGGGGCGTTCTTGTTTCAGTGAAGGAGGTAACGCCATGTTCGAAGGGCAACCGCAGACCGAAATCGACGCATTGATGAAGTCCGATCCCCAGTTCAAGCAGCTCTACCAACGTCACAAGCTGTTGAACAAGAAATGCATGGATGCCGAACTCGGGGTGCTCCCGATCGACGACGTCACCTTGGGCCAGATGAAGCGCGAGAAGTTGCAGGCCAAAGAAAAGCTCACCCGGATGTACGACCAGCTCACGCACTGATCCTTCCCCACCGTTAGAACAAGTTCACCGCCGCGGGCGGTGGCGGCCTCCTCGTCGGCTTGCCACCGTCCGCGTCTTTAGTTTGCAGTGCTGCGTTTCCGGTCCAGTGGCACGTTTGCGCAGTGGTTGAGCTTGTTCGTTTCATCGGCCTGCATGATCGTTTCAAGGCTGAATGCGCATTCCCCAGCTGTTCGTCGGATAATGACCGGCCCAGCCCGTGTGGCGCAGCGACGATATGCCGATGGCGATTCATTCCTCCGTACTCGAACTGATTGGCAACACGCCGATCGTCAAGGCCCAGCGCCTGGACACCGGCGTCTGCGAGCTGTTCCTCAAGCTGGAGGCGAGTAATCCTGGCGGATCGATCAAGGACCGCATCGGTCTGTCGATGATCGAAGCGGCCGAGCAGCGCGGCGATCTCACGCCCGGCGCCACCCTGGTGGAGGGCACCGCCGGCAACACCGGTCTGGGCTTGGCCCTGGTGGCGCAGCAGAAGGGCTACCAGTTGATCCTGGTGGTGCCGGACAAGATGAGCCGCGAGAAGATCTTCAATCTCAAGGCCATGGGCGCCAACGTGGTGCTGACCCGCTCGGATGTGGCCAAGGGCCACCCGGAGTACTACCAGGACCTGGCCGCCAAGATCGCTGCCGAAACGCCGGGGGCCTACTTCATCAACCAGTTCGGCAACCCGGACAACCCGGCCGCGCACGAATTCGGCACCGGCCCGGAGATCCTGGCGCAGATGGACGGCCAGCTGGACGCCATCGTGTTCGGCTGCGGCAGCTCCGGCACCATGACTGGCCTGTCGCGCGCCTTCGCCAGCGCCTCGCCGCACACCGAACTGGTGCTGGCCGACCCGGTCGGCTCGATCCTGACCCAGTACATCGAAGAAGGCACGGTCAGCGAAAAGTCGGGCAGCTGGCTGGTCGAAGGCATCGGCGAAGACTTCTTGCCGGACATCTCCGACTTTTCGCGCGTCAAGAAGGCCTATTCCATCAGCGATGCGGAAAGCTTCCACACCGCGCGCGAATTGCTGGCCAAAGAGGGCGTCCTCGGCGGCTCGTCCACCGGCACCTTGCTGGCCGCGGCGCTGAAGTATTGCCGCGAGCAGACCACGCCCAAGCGCGTGCTGGTGTTCGTCTGCGATACCGGCAACAAGTATCTGTCGAAGATGTACAACGACTACTGGATGCTCGACAACGGCTTTTTGGAGCGCCCGCAATACGGCGATCTGCGCGACCTGATCCTTCGCCCGTACAACAAGCGCGACACCGTGGTGGTGGGCCCGAAGGATCTGCTGACCACCGCCTACCAGCGCATGAAACTGTACGATGTGTCGCAGCTGCCGGTGATCGACTATGGCGAATTGGTCGGCATCGTCGACGAGAGCGACGTGCTGCTGCATGTCTATGGCGACGAGGCGCGCTTCCGCGACCCGATCTCCACCGCCATGGTGAGCAAGCTGGATCGTCTGGACGTCGCATCGCCCATCGAAGCGCTGTTGCCGGTGTTCGACCGCGGCCAGGTCGCCATCGTCATGAACGGCAAGCAGTTTCTTGGCCTGATCACCCGCATCGACCTGCTCAACTACCTGCGCCGTCGCGTGCAGTGAATCCCGTGCAGCCGCGCGTTTCGATGAGACGCGCGGCACGGGCCATTCAGACCCGCTTGTTACAATCGCCCACTTTTTCCGGGAACCTCCATGTCCAACCGCACCACTCATAGCCATGACGGCGATCGCGCGCTGTCGCTTGCAACGCTGGCGATCCATGGAGGGCAGTCGCCGGATCCCAGCACCGGCGCAGTGATGCCGCCGATCTACGCCACGTCCACGTATGCGCAATCCAGCCCCGGCGAACACCAGGGATTTGAGTATTCGCGCACACATAACCCGACGCGGTTCGCCTACGAGCGCTGCGTGGCCGCACTGGAAGGCGGCACGCGCGCGTTCGCGTTCGCCTCCGGCATGGCTGCCACTTCCACCGTGATGGAGTTGCTGGATGCCGGCAGCCACGTGGTGGCGATGGACGATCTGTACGGCGGCACCTTCCGCCTGTTCGAGCGCGTGCGCCGTCGCACCGCCGGCCTGGATTTCAGTTTCGTCGACCTGACCGACCCGGCCGCGTTTAAGGCGGCGATCCGCGCAGACACCAAGATGGTGTGGATCGAAACGCCGACCAACCCGATGCTCAAGCTGGTCGACATCGCCGCCATTGCGGTGATCGCGCGCAAGCATGGCCTGTTGACCGTGGTCGACAACACCTTTGCCTCGCCGATGCTGCAGCGCCCGCTCAGCCTGGGCGCCGACCTCGTCGTGCACTCGGCCACCAAGTACCTCAACGGCCACTCGGACATGGTGGGCGGCATTGCGGTGGTGGGCGACAACGCCGAGCTCGCCGAGCAGATGGCGTTCCTGCAGAACTCCATCGGTGGCGTGCAAGGCCCGTTCGACAGCTTCCTCGCGCTACGCGGATTGAAGACCTTGCCGCTGCGCATGCGCGCGCACTGCGAAAATGCCCTGGCGCTGGCGCAATGGCTGGAAACGCACCCCGCCATCGAAAAGGTGATCTACCCCGGCCTGGCCTCGCACCCGCAGCATGTGCTCGCGAAACGCCAGATGTCCGGCTTCGGCGGCATCGTCTCCATCGTCCTCAAGGGCGGCTTCGACGCAGCCAAGCGTTTCTGCGAGAAGACCGAGCTGTTCACCCTGGCCGAATCGCTCGGTGGTGTTGAAAGCCTGGTGAACCATCCCGCCGTCATGACGCACGCCTCGATTCCGGTTGCCCGACGTGAACAGCTTGGTATCAGCGATGCGCTCGTGCGGTTGAGCGTGGGGATTGAGGATCTTGGGGATTTGCGTGGGGATTTGGAGCGGGCGCTTGGTGAGGGGACTCGCTAATCCATGCAAAAGCATGCAAATCTGCTCTTTCTATTTCGCCAACTGCTGAGTCGTGAGCTTGCTGCGCGGTATCGGACGACCATGTTGGGTGTTTTGTGGTTGGTGCTGCAGCCATTATTGATGCTATGCGTGTATACGCTGGTGTTCAGTGGTGTCTTCAAGGCTCGCTGGCCAGGCGCGGAGTCTACAGGCGATTTCGCTCGGATGCTTTTCGCGGGGTTGGTGCCATTTACTTTGCTGTCCGAAGTTCTAATCACTGCGCCAGGTATAATCGCTGGGCAGCCCAACTTCGTGAAAAAAGTAGTATTTCCGCTTCCTATCCTATCGATCGTTAAAGTGGGGGCTGCGCTTACGACCGCTGGTATCGGCTTGACGATCTTGCTGGTGGCCCAGCTTCTGCAGGCAGGTCTGCCGTCGGCCTGGGCATTGCTCTCTCCGTTGGTCCTTCTTGAGATGACGCCCATGTTATTGGCGATTGCATGGTCATTGTCGGCATTGGGCGTATACCTCCGTGACATTGGGCAGTTCGTGGGAATCGTTAGTAGCGTGCTGCTGTTCCTGAGTCCGATTTTCTTTCCGGCTCATGCAATGCCAGAGGCTGCAAAGGTACTCGTATATTTCAATCCGCTGGTGACCCCGATTGAGCAGCTACGTGCAGTAACCATTCAGCACTCGCCTCCCGATCTGGTAGCGCTGCTGCCGCATTTTATGCTTTCGGTGGTGGCAGCTTTGATTTCCTACTCGCTGTTCCGGCGCTTGTCGCGTGGTTTCTCGGACGTCCTATGAACACTATCCAAGCTCTTGAAGCGCAAGGTCACACCAATGCCGCTATCGAAGTGCTGGGAGTGACTAAGGACTACCCAGTTTACGCCAGTCCACGTGATCGCCTGCTATCGTTGCTCAAGCCCTCCGGAGACAGGGCCAGTCGTACATTCCGTGCGCTTGACGGTGTAAATCTCGTAGTGCCCAAGGGTGAAACAGTGGGTATCATCGGGCGAAATGGTGCCGGCAAGTCCACGCTTTTGCAGATTTTGTGCGGTACTGTCAGGCCTACCTCTGGATCTGTCAGCATCCGTGGGCGTTTTGCTGCACTTCTTGAGCTTGGCGCAGGGTTCAACCCTGATTTCTCAGGGCGAGATAATGTCTATCTGAGTGCCTCGCTCCTGGGATTGAGTCGCAGGGAAGTGGATGAAAAGCTGCAGTCAATCATTGATTTTGCAGATATCGGCGACTTCTTCGAGCGGACGGTAAAAACTTATTCCAGCGGAATGTATGTGCGCTTGGCATTTTCTGTAGCCATACACACTGAGCCGGACGTGCTGATCATTGATGAAGCGCTTTCTGTCGGAGATATACGCTTTCAAATGAAGTGTTTGGCGCGAATTGAGCAGATTCGTGCACGCGGCGCAACGATTCTATTCGTCTCGCATTCACTAGAGCAGGTGAAACGATTCTGTCAGACGGCCCTTTGGCTTGAGGGCGGTAAGGTAAAGTTACACGGAGAGGCTAGTTTTGTCGCTGATCGCTTCCGTGATTATGAGCTCGGTAAGGATTTAGTGTCCTCCTCGGATACTGAAAGCCGTCAAGCTCCAGCGCCGGGGGGAATCCCTGCGCATCTGGAGACAGTAGCGTTGAGCACGGACATGCTTGCGCCGTTCGACGCATTGACTGTAGACATCAGCTATACAGTAAGTGATGAGACCGTTGATGGTTTGCTGCTCGGCGTGGCGATCAAAAGTATGGACGGTCTGCATATCTTTGGTCCGAACACTTACTTGGAGCGCGTGCAGATTCCAACTTCGCGGGGCTCGCATCGCGTCAGCTACGATATTCCGTCAATGCCCTTGTTAACTGGCAGTTACCGCGTCGATGTTGGTCTGTTTACCGATAAGGGCCTTGTTTGCCTGGACTATCTCTCAGAGGCCAGTGTATTCACCGTAGCTGCGCCTTATTTCAGCGAGGGAGTGGTCTATATACAGCACGAATGGAGGGTTCATGACCCCAGCGCTTCTTGAGATACCTTTCGACCACTACCAGCGCTATGGTGCCGCAGCGCATTTACTGAAGAGCCTGGATCTGGCCGCTTCCCGTGTGTTGGAAGTTGGAGCCAATCGTCAGCGTCTGCTGGGTCAATTTTTGCCTGATGCTTCGTTTCTTTATACCGATCTGCATGCCGAAGGAGACGAAAAGGACTTTGTAGTCGCTGATGCCACGGCATTGCCGTTTCCGGACCGTGGCTTTGATGCTGTGGTGTCGCTGGATGTGCTTGAACACATTCCCGCCCATTTGAGGGCGAGGGCCGCAGCCGAGATGGCGCGTGTCGCTGGACGTGCTGTCATTGTCGGCTTCCCACCCGACCAATCATGGGTGAGGAAGGCTGACGAGGAGGCCAATGAACGCTGGCGAGAATTGTTTGGCGAAGATTATGTCTGGTTAAAAGAGCATAAGGAATTCGGTCTGGTTGACACGGCCGAAATCGTGTCAGCATTTGAGGCATCGGGTCTGACCGTGTTGTGCTTTGGTCAGGGAAATTCAGTGCTTTGGTCAAGCCTAATGGGGATGCACTTTATAAAAGTGAAATTTCCCGAGCTTGAGTCATTAGTCTGCGCCGCCGATCGAATTTACAATACGCGGGTATTCGCCGGCGACAGTAGCGACCAGCCGTATCGAGAATATTGCGTGGCCTTACGTCTAGAAACGGATGCCCAGCGTCTAACCGAAAATCCGCCGTTTAAGGCGCAGCATGAACAAGATGTAATTAAGATGCTTGGTGGGTTCTCGGTTGGATTGCGTGACCTTGCTATGCGCACTGCCAATGCTGAGCGCGAATGGGAGAACACGGCACGTATCCTTGATACTTACATCGCTGATCTTGAGACCGCTAAGCGTGAATGGGTCAGTGCCGCCGCCTATTCGCGGCAATTGCAAGAGAAAAAACAGATCGACGATGCCCACTGGCGTGCCCAGGAAACGGAACTGCGGCAGCAATTGTCTGAAGAGCAGTTGCAAATTGCTGCGCTTGTAAGGGAAAGCGAAAGCGCACGCATACGGTTCCAAGATGTTGAGCAACAGCTTGAGCAATGCGCTGCTTCCTATGCGCGTTCGCGTCGGAAGTGGAAGGTCGCGATGTCTGTGCTGCTTGCGGGTGGCGCGCTGACGGGTTTTCTGCTTGGATGGGGCGTCTCGTGAAATTGGAAGACAATAAGGAAGTATGGGTGTTGAATCAACGGGATAGTGCCTAATGTCGAAGCTGCGCAATCTGATCGGCGGGATCTACTGGAGCATTCGACGGGCGCGGGGGCAGGGGATTTCCTCCAGAACCGTGATCTCGTCCCTTACTCGTGCTGCACGAAAAGGGCCTCGTCATTTAATTCATGCGATCTTGGCATACGCGAATGGCTCCAATGCACAAGCATTGGTTAGCACCTCTATAGATAAATATGCTGACTGGATGCGAGCGCAGCCTCGGATCGTTGCGCCGGCGGATGTTGGCCTTATCAGTATAGTTATGCCTGTCTGCAATACTCCCGAGAACTTCCTGCGCGAGGCCGTGGCCAGCGTGGAAGCGCAGACTTACCTCAACTGGGAGCTGTGTATTCACGACGATGCCTCCGATCAACCTCATATAGGCAGAATGCTTGATGAGCTTTGCGATCGGCTTCCAAACGTGCGTGTCTCACGTTCGACCATGCGGCAAGGAATAGCCGCGACCACTAACGCAGCCCTGGCAATGGCCAATGGGCGCTGGATTACTTTTCTCGACCATGACGACCTGCTGGAACCGGATGCACTTGCGGCCGTGGTTGCTTGCCATGACGGAACCTCGGCCGAGGTGGTCTACACCGATCATGATGTGCTTGGCGAGGACGGCCGCTTGCGGTATCCCTATTTCAAACCTGACTGGGATCTGGATTTATTCCTCTCCCAGATGTACTTGGGTCACTTGATCAGCTTCGATGCCGCGTTAGTTCGACACATGGGCGGCCTGCGCAGCGATTGCGACGGTTCACAGGATTATGATCTGGTCCTGCGTTGCATTGCCTTTGGTGCTACCGTTG encodes:
- a CDS encoding membrane protein encodes the protein MKLRPLLYLGVLSLAALPPLAMAAKDDPQADALNRRLAALQNDPQTNELARFERLQAQQSVAALAEAKRRDRDELVFLADRRVEIAELTARTALARRELDRLEGTRNDLLIEASRRDAARARQEAERLRVQAQIQTEAAEQARQSAEQEALARQDAELALTSVAGRQTAKLNAAQQKAVQLAHEEAELVAGAKLPAAKFDSRGEVFSLGSGAFGGKAALSGDAAGQAKALAEYLNIGKKGRVSIVGFDNDAATAKKRAEALRDALVAGGVAASRLQVTGTKGAANKTRAAEVVVAP
- a CDS encoding DUF4398 domain-containing protein, which encodes MTASFAYLRRSLYGIACFIVLSSPAAAQVAPELTAAEQAVQRATQADADQYAPDLVNLARQELMQAQQAQLDKRQRKQVPQIALRAAADADLAKARSEEAVVTAQLEQRKKEVAQLQNTLNTGESGR
- a CDS encoding cystathionine gamma-synthase yields the protein MSNRTTHSHDGDRALSLATLAIHGGQSPDPSTGAVMPPIYATSTYAQSSPGEHQGFEYSRTHNPTRFAYERCVAALEGGTRAFAFASGMAATSTVMELLDAGSHVVAMDDLYGGTFRLFERVRRRTAGLDFSFVDLTDPAAFKAAIRADTKMVWIETPTNPMLKLVDIAAIAVIARKHGLLTVVDNTFASPMLQRPLSLGADLVVHSATKYLNGHSDMVGGIAVVGDNAELAEQMAFLQNSIGGVQGPFDSFLALRGLKTLPLRMRAHCENALALAQWLETHPAIEKVIYPGLASHPQHVLAKRQMSGFGGIVSIVLKGGFDAAKRFCEKTELFTLAESLGGVESLVNHPAVMTHASIPVARREQLGISDALVRLSVGIEDLGDLRGDLERALGEGTR
- a CDS encoding pyridoxal-phosphate dependent enzyme, coding for MAIHSSVLELIGNTPIVKAQRLDTGVCELFLKLEASNPGGSIKDRIGLSMIEAAEQRGDLTPGATLVEGTAGNTGLGLALVAQQKGYQLILVVPDKMSREKIFNLKAMGANVVLTRSDVAKGHPEYYQDLAAKIAAETPGAYFINQFGNPDNPAAHEFGTGPEILAQMDGQLDAIVFGCGSSGTMTGLSRAFASASPHTELVLADPVGSILTQYIEEGTVSEKSGSWLVEGIGEDFLPDISDFSRVKKAYSISDAESFHTARELLAKEGVLGGSSTGTLLAAALKYCREQTTPKRVLVFVCDTGNKYLSKMYNDYWMLDNGFLERPQYGDLRDLILRPYNKRDTVVVGPKDLLTTAYQRMKLYDVSQLPVIDYGELVGIVDESDVLLHVYGDEARFRDPISTAMVSKLDRLDVASPIEALLPVFDRGQVAIVMNGKQFLGLITRIDLLNYLRRRVQ
- a CDS encoding YdcH family protein, which produces MFEGQPQTEIDALMKSDPQFKQLYQRHKLLNKKCMDAELGVLPIDDVTLGQMKREKLQAKEKLTRMYDQLTH
- a CDS encoding ABC transporter ATP-binding protein produces the protein MNTIQALEAQGHTNAAIEVLGVTKDYPVYASPRDRLLSLLKPSGDRASRTFRALDGVNLVVPKGETVGIIGRNGAGKSTLLQILCGTVRPTSGSVSIRGRFAALLELGAGFNPDFSGRDNVYLSASLLGLSRREVDEKLQSIIDFADIGDFFERTVKTYSSGMYVRLAFSVAIHTEPDVLIIDEALSVGDIRFQMKCLARIEQIRARGATILFVSHSLEQVKRFCQTALWLEGGKVKLHGEASFVADRFRDYELGKDLVSSSDTESRQAPAPGGIPAHLETVALSTDMLAPFDALTVDISYTVSDETVDGLLLGVAIKSMDGLHIFGPNTYLERVQIPTSRGSHRVSYDIPSMPLLTGSYRVDVGLFTDKGLVCLDYLSEASVFTVAAPYFSEGVVYIQHEWRVHDPSAS
- a CDS encoding ABC transporter permease, with the protein product MLGVLWLVLQPLLMLCVYTLVFSGVFKARWPGAESTGDFARMLFAGLVPFTLLSEVLITAPGIIAGQPNFVKKVVFPLPILSIVKVGAALTTAGIGLTILLVAQLLQAGLPSAWALLSPLVLLEMTPMLLAIAWSLSALGVYLRDIGQFVGIVSSVLLFLSPIFFPAHAMPEAAKVLVYFNPLVTPIEQLRAVTIQHSPPDLVALLPHFMLSVVAALISYSLFRRLSRGFSDVL